The Mangifera indica cultivar Alphonso chromosome 19, CATAS_Mindica_2.1, whole genome shotgun sequence nucleotide sequence AAGTTAGGgttaggttttttatttttttaaattgaataagagtgtttaagtgataaattatcaactttatttatattttaggagtgtaaataatattaatctaataatatttataaactaacaaaaatatcattttattgttaaaaataatatttgagttttgaaaaatacaaaaaaaacaaaagggaaaatatcacttttttacTTCAAGGTGGTAAATTGTCACCTAGGTACAGTTTCGGTGGGGGAATAAGTGAAAAACAAGCATTTCCAAAGCATTTTTGTGACTTTATGCACTTTTTTATATCTTTAGGTAATACATTGAGGCTGAACTTTCTATTTccattatatatttgattattggatatatatatatatatatatatataatgaaagagTCTTGGAAATGGACATGTTTGCATTAAGATTTGGTGCAGAAtattaagattttgtttttgtataatttttgagCATCCAAAAAGCCTGCAAATATTAATAATGGAGTCTTTATCTGCATGAAACCTATCCAATCAAAATTTCGAGTTCCAATATATTGAAATGATTTGTGATGGATGAAGAAGTTGATGGGTTTAGGGTTGcattatcaagaaaaaaatatatttaataaataaatggatGCATGTTGATGAATTAATAAGGTGGCAAAGTTGGTCCAACCTTTAAGCTTCCCGCCGGGTGacgcttcttcttcttcttcttcttcttctctctgcTTGGGGctttatatattttggaaaCTGAATCTTCAAAGAGGAAGAATTTACTTTTGGGTAAgcgttttaatttgtttatagttaacttttatatcatataatttttctgTTGATGGTAAgtaagaatatataattttcagttcaatgatttaccattttattgtttcaattgaTTACAGGTTAAAAAAGATTATCATCGATGGCGTCCGAAAAGAGGCCTCATGACAATGTGGAAGGTGATGAATCAAAAGGCCAAATGAACCCCACCAAAAAGACAAAGCAACACTCATCAACTAAGACCTTTTGGAGTGAGGATGAAGAGATTTCAATCCTAAACACTGCAAtccaattttcaaatctaaaagGACTCGACCCAACTACCCAGGGCAACAGGACTCAATTTTATACATTCATCAAACAATCATTTTCCTATCATGATTTTTCCAAACGCCAAGTTCGCAAAAAATTGAAAAGCCTGAAGAAAAATTTCGAAAGAAATGTTGTCGAATCAAAGGCCTTTTCAGATCCACATCAAAACAAAGTGTTTGAGCTTTCTCTCAACTTATGGGGAAGCAAAAGCATAAGCAAAGACACTCCTGCTACTGCCAATGAAGAGGTCCAAGACGCAACTCAAATTGGTAGTGAAGTTGAAGAAGAGGGAAGAGTTTGTGATGTTTGAAACTCAGATGATGtgttttcactttcttctttaagCACTTTTACCGTCATTAAATTAgaacttttgattttatttttcatttaacatattcacttatttcattatttctcacttatttcattttttaacttaataatgAACAAATCATCAAATACAAAGAAAGACCCCAAAAAcgtgtaaatatatataaaagaaagaaataccAATTGAGCTTTACAAGGGGGGGTCCTTTGTGTCAAGTGTAGTTTTGGGTATTTTGAAGCACTAACTTATTACAAAACAAACATAGAGGAAATTTAAGAGTTAAGTAATACCATATACAATCTTGTCTGCCGCATTTCTCTTCCTCCATCTTAATGGTTTGACAAAGCAAACAAGTTAGTTACTACAAAcgaaaactaaaaaatgataagaccaagaagaagaggatttgacaaaatcatttatttggGATAATCTTttgttaaaagtaataatagattttcattaaaatattttattttaataagtttacttaaccaaattattattatatttgagaaaattgatatatatcaaaataatttttatatttagttgataataataaattattaatctgATATGATTTCACTCAAAtttcctaaaaataaatcctaaattttttgtagacgaaattaaatttttgttgtgttaaattatcattttggaacataattataattattcctaaaattatcattttggacaaaaccaaaaatatccCTAAAAAGGAATCATAAGTTTTGAAGACGAaagtaattatcattttaggacaaaaataaaatcgtccgtaaaattattataatttcataagatttttgggatgaaattttaatttcatcccctaaaattatcattttggaaaaaaactaaagttgtctttaaaaatgaattctaagttttgggaataaaaatataatttcatcctctaaaattatcattt carries:
- the LOC123203408 gene encoding probable transcription factor At4g00390; amino-acid sequence: MASEKRPHDNVEGDESKGQMNPTKKTKQHSSTKTFWSEDEEISILNTAIQFSNLKGLDPTTQGNRTQFYTFIKQSFSYHDFSKRQVRKKLKSLKKNFERNVVESKAFSDPHQNKVFELSLNLWGSKSISKDTPATANEEVQDATQIGSEVEEEGRVCDV